DNA from Pseudomonadota bacterium:
TGTATTTCTGAAAACATTTTCCACCGAGATTTTTACAGGTCTTATTTTCGGTTTAATATCCTTCATCGTTGTCCTTGTCAACATGCTCTTGGTGAGCCGGATGCAATTTCCTTCCGTCAATATTGCCTTATCGCAACAAATGGGTATTTCCCTGAACCTGGATATGCTGAACAGATTTTCAAAGCCTTTCAGTGTTCTTGTTGCAGCAATTATAGGTTTTCTCGGAGGGACATGGGGGAGCAGCTTCTGGTCTCAGACGCTTATTTTTCTTAACAGCATAGATACAGGCATGAAAGACCCCATCCTGGGTAAGGATGTAGGCTTTTATCTTTTCAAACTCCCTTTTTATGAATTACTCACCGCCTATGCGGGTTTCATTATTTTTATCACGCTCATTCTTGTTATCGCAGCCTATGCAGTGAGAGGCGGCTTTCTTGCAAGCAGCGCAGGCATATCCCTTTCAAAAGAAGCAAAAAGGCACATCGGCATCCTTGCCGGATTATTCCTTTTCAAGATTGCCTCCGGTTTCTATCTCGACCGCTTTGAGTTGCTCTATTCGGCACATGGGGTGATTGTGGGCGCAGGCTACACCGATGTGAATGCGAGGCTTTTTGTTCTTGGCTTGCTCTCATTGCTTACAATCATTGCCGGTTTTGCCTTTATTACTGCATTTACGAGGGTGTCGTGGAAGATTACCCTCTACCCCCTTGCCCTGGTATTGCTGGTTTATATCGTTGGTATCGTTGTCTATCCGGCACTGATCCAGAATTTTAAGGTTGCCCCGAACGAACTTGACGTTGAGAAACCATTTATAGAACATCATATTGCCTTTACAAAGTACGGATACAATCTTAAAAATGTGTCTGTCAGGCCCTTTAACGTTTCATACGGCCTAACCGAAAAGGATGTTCAGAAAAATTCCGCCACCATAAAGAACATCCGACTGTGGGACGAATCACCGCTGCTCAAGACTTACAGTCAGTTACAGCAGATAAGAACATACTACCGGTTTACGAATATCGATAATGACCGCTATACCATAGACGGTGAATACAGACAGGTCATGCTGTCGGCAAGGGAATTGTCTTATGACGATCTTCCGAGTAAATCCTGGATTAATGAAAAATTTGTCTTTACACACGGCAATGGCATTACCATGGGGCCGGTAAGCCGTATTACACGGGAGGGGCTGCCGGAGTTCATTATAAAGGATATTCCGCCTGTTTCCAGCTCTGACATAAAGATAACAACGCCGGAGATATATTTTGGCGAACTCACCGGCGACTATGCAATCGTGAATACAAAGATTCCCGAATTCAGCTACCCCACCTCGGAAGGGAACATATACACCTCGTACAAAGGCGGAGGTGGCGTCCCTCTTGACTCTCTGTTGAAGCGCGCATTATTTGCATTATCATTCCGAACCGCTAAAATCGTCCTCTCCTCTGACATAAAGAATGAAAGCAAGATCCTTTATAACAGGAATATTGTGGAAAGGGTTCGTAAGATCGCTCCTTTTCTCAAGCTTGATTCAGATCCATATATTGTAGTTTCAAAGGAAGGAAAACTCTACTGGATCATGGATGCATATACAGTATCCGCCATGCTGCCTTATTCAAAACGTCTCAAGAATCATATAAATTATATGCGGAACTCTGTAAAGATAACGGTGGATGCTTATACCGGAAAGGTAAACTTCTACCTGAGCGATGCCGAAGATGCAATTATTAATGTCTACAACGCTATTTTTCCGGGGCTTTTAAAACCCATGTCCATGATGCCGGCAGACCTGAAGGCGCATATAAGGTATCCGAGAGAATTTTTTGCCATCCAGACGCATATATATGGAACCTATCACATGGAGGACCCGAAGGTCTTTTACAATAAGGAAGACCTGTGGGAAATACCCTCCCGCGCCGAAAAACCCATGGAGCCTTACTACCTGATTATGAAACTCCCGGAGGAAAAGAAAGAGGAATATGCACTGCTGATGCCGTATACGCCTTCAAAAAGAGACAATCTGGCTGCATGGTTTGCGGCAAGATGTGATGAGCCTTATTACGGGAAACTGATTGTTTACACCTTTCCAAGGGACAGGCTTGTTTTCGGGCCGAGGCAGATTGATGCTCGAATAGATCAGGATTCCTTCATTTCCCAGCAGCTAACCCTCTGGGGACAGCGCGGTTCACAGGTCATCCGGGGGAGCCTCCTTATTATACCGGTTGAAACATCGCTCATGTATGTCCAGCCGCTGTATCTTGCGGCAGAGGATAAGGGAGGTCTTCCGGAACTGCGGCGCGTGATTGTGGCATACGAGAATGATGTGGTTATGGATGACAACCTTGAATTATGCCTCCAGCGGCTTTTCGGGGGCAGAAAAGGTGCACCTGTTGCAGCGTCAACAGGGGCAGGGGCAACAGCAGCATCTTCGCCGCAGAAAAAAGCTTCTGTCAATGAACTTTCAAGAGAAGCCATGAAATATTTCGAAAAAGCCAGAGAACTTCAGAAGCAGGGCGACTGGGCAGGTTACGGGGAACAGCTCAAGAAACTCGAACAGGTGCTGAAACAGATGACTACCCAATAAACCCATCTCTTGCGTTCTGTGCTATAATTGCACAAAAGGACAGGGTGTGAAGAAAAGACCTTATCTTATAGCCATATCGCTATTGTTATTGTTATCGATAAGCACAGCCTTTTTAATCCGGGCTGCCTTTATTTCTCATAAATTAAGCAGTTTTGCAGAATATCTTTGCGGGTACAAAATAAGTTTTGCAAGCCTTTCGTTAACGCATTTCGTAAATGCCGGCATATCGGAATTAGAGGTTAGAGAATCAAAGGATAACCGGATAGTTTTTTCAAGCCGTCGCCTTGATATCGAAAGCAAGCCGGGTAGTGTTTTTAAAGGCGAAGTCGAAAAACTTATTTTAAAGGAACCAAAACTGCAATTGCGGCTGGGTGGTGATAAAAAAACCGACCGCTCTTTTATTAAAAAAATCCCTCCCGTTGATATACTTATTGTTCAAAAAGGTGAATTTAAACTTTCTTTTAACTCTTCGCTTTATGAAATAACGTTTAAAAATATTGATCTCCAGGTGAATAATTTTTCTCCGGAAAAAGGGGGTGCACTTACTTTTGAAGCGCTCCTTGACGTTACCCACCCGGAAAACACTGATATTAAAGGACATGGCCGGTGCAAGGGATATATCAAACTGACCGGTCTTATGCCAAAGCCCATAGGGACAGGCTTTCTGGAAATTTATATAGATTCCGGCACACTAAAGGCGACGGCCTTCAAGAATGCTGCCCTGAAATTTGCCCTTAACCTTGAAAAAGACAGAATCACATTTTCAAAAGCAACCCTCTTTGCAGACACCTTAATGTTACAGGGAAACAATAATCACTCTACGATAAAAACATCAACAG
Protein-coding regions in this window:
- a CDS encoding UPF0182 family protein gives rise to the protein MRGKTTRMLLIGAVVIIALAASRITNFYVDWLFFEEVAYGNVFLKTFSTEIFTGLIFGLISFIVVLVNMLLVSRMQFPSVNIALSQQMGISLNLDMLNRFSKPFSVLVAAIIGFLGGTWGSSFWSQTLIFLNSIDTGMKDPILGKDVGFYLFKLPFYELLTAYAGFIIFITLILVIAAYAVRGGFLASSAGISLSKEAKRHIGILAGLFLFKIASGFYLDRFELLYSAHGVIVGAGYTDVNARLFVLGLLSLLTIIAGFAFITAFTRVSWKITLYPLALVLLVYIVGIVVYPALIQNFKVAPNELDVEKPFIEHHIAFTKYGYNLKNVSVRPFNVSYGLTEKDVQKNSATIKNIRLWDESPLLKTYSQLQQIRTYYRFTNIDNDRYTIDGEYRQVMLSARELSYDDLPSKSWINEKFVFTHGNGITMGPVSRITREGLPEFIIKDIPPVSSSDIKITTPEIYFGELTGDYAIVNTKIPEFSYPTSEGNIYTSYKGGGGVPLDSLLKRALFALSFRTAKIVLSSDIKNESKILYNRNIVERVRKIAPFLKLDSDPYIVVSKEGKLYWIMDAYTVSAMLPYSKRLKNHINYMRNSVKITVDAYTGKVNFYLSDAEDAIINVYNAIFPGLLKPMSMMPADLKAHIRYPREFFAIQTHIYGTYHMEDPKVFYNKEDLWEIPSRAEKPMEPYYLIMKLPEEKKEEYALLMPYTPSKRDNLAAWFAARCDEPYYGKLIVYTFPRDRLVFGPRQIDARIDQDSFISQQLTLWGQRGSQVIRGSLLIIPVETSLMYVQPLYLAAEDKGGLPELRRVIVAYENDVVMDDNLELCLQRLFGGRKGAPVAASTGAGATAASSPQKKASVNELSREAMKYFEKARELQKQGDWAGYGEQLKKLEQVLKQMTTQ